Proteins co-encoded in one Chlorogloeopsis sp. ULAP01 genomic window:
- a CDS encoding Stp1/IreP family PP2C-type Ser/Thr phosphatase translates to MKLHFTGLSDSGLIRSNNQDSYYTDPEGRFFIVADGMGGHAGGEQASHIATQEIHKYLIENWNGSKSSSQLLEEALFKANEAILQDQHNHPERADMGTTVVVVIFRPGESPWCAHVGDSRLYRFRDSQLEQITEDHTWVARALKMGDISLEEARIHPFRHVLSRCLGREDLNQVEVQQLDIKVGDRLLLCSDGLTEELVDENIACYLQESPSVAKAAISLVEAAKQQGGHDNITVVIVAAD, encoded by the coding sequence ATGAAACTTCATTTTACCGGTCTTAGTGATTCGGGACTTATTCGTTCTAATAATCAAGATTCTTACTATACCGATCCAGAAGGACGCTTTTTCATTGTTGCTGATGGTATGGGTGGACATGCAGGAGGTGAGCAGGCAAGCCACATCGCTACCCAGGAAATTCACAAATATTTAATTGAGAATTGGAATGGTTCTAAATCTTCCTCCCAGCTTTTAGAGGAAGCTTTATTCAAAGCAAATGAAGCGATTTTACAAGATCAGCACAATCATCCCGAACGTGCTGACATGGGGACTACAGTTGTGGTGGTAATTTTTCGCCCCGGAGAGTCACCTTGGTGTGCTCACGTTGGTGACTCTAGACTGTATCGTTTTCGAGATTCTCAATTAGAGCAAATTACCGAAGATCACACTTGGGTAGCACGCGCTCTGAAGATGGGTGATATTTCTCTAGAAGAAGCACGAATTCATCCTTTTCGTCATGTCTTGTCTCGTTGTTTGGGACGTGAAGATCTAAATCAGGTTGAAGTGCAGCAACTAGATATCAAAGTAGGCGATCGCTTGCTGTTATGCAGTGATGGTTTAACAGAAGAACTTGTTGATGAAAATATAGCTTGCTATCTCCAAGAAAGCCCCTCGGTAGCAAAAGCCGCTATTTCCCTAGTTGAAGCCGCTAAACAGCAAGGTGGACACGATAATATTACTGTCGTCATTGTTGCTGCTGATTAA
- a CDS encoding NblA/ycf18 family protein, whose product MDKPIELTLEQQFSIRSFATQVQNMSHDQAKDFLVKLYEQMVVREATYKELLKHQWGLDAGSSWAA is encoded by the coding sequence ATGGATAAGCCAATCGAACTCACTTTGGAACAGCAATTTAGCATCCGCTCTTTCGCTACTCAAGTACAAAACATGAGTCACGATCAAGCTAAAGACTTCTTAGTTAAACTTTATGAGCAAATGGTTGTACGGGAAGCTACCTATAAAGAACTTCTTAAGCACCAGTGGGGATTAGATGCCGGCTCTTCTTGGGCAGCGTAG
- a CDS encoding serine/threonine-protein kinase, with protein sequence MSDPNVGRLLSNRYQLQDLIGTGAMGRVYRAKDILLGGVPVAVKFLALSVQNNKMRLQERFEREAKTCALLGQKSIHVVRVMDYGVDENNTPFYVMEYLQGVSLSDVIRKQHLSLPRFLSFVRQISLGLQAAHNGIMVDGKICPIIHRDIKPSNMLVIQDASFGELVKVLDFGIAKLLQADNNYTNYYLGTLAYSSPEQMDGKELDNRSDIYSLGVMMFEMLTGKMPLVAPTHSFGAWYKTHHQKAPRSFSEAAPTLQLPNEVKNLVMSCLAKAPGDRPQTVGEILKVLTSLEQIEVAHTQQPNISASASGSLLVPPTIKAEFEHKPKLDSTITPSNSEITQRFSWPQNKPIANIVFPHPIRIEAELIPALWIMLPQEEIQKRLVCSRYNQFLFITTPHPMLLWITVVYNRKHGAKWLPYYLDLKTNIGQEIARLLSQKGFYHLLFFARETPNRCSKMLLSTIAPFQRQYLQQWVTISNTSASACEPQLSKSLLKVEYENLKPQILAKLEGLNTDLPFDLSA encoded by the coding sequence ATGTCAGACCCCAATGTTGGTCGCTTACTCAGCAATCGCTATCAGCTTCAAGATTTAATTGGTACAGGAGCAATGGGACGAGTCTATCGTGCCAAGGACATATTGTTGGGAGGCGTACCCGTTGCCGTTAAATTTCTTGCTTTATCTGTCCAAAATAACAAAATGCGATTACAGGAGCGTTTTGAGCGAGAAGCGAAAACTTGTGCGTTATTAGGACAAAAAAGCATTCATGTTGTCCGAGTTATGGATTATGGCGTAGACGAAAATAATACCCCGTTCTACGTTATGGAATACTTACAAGGAGTTAGTCTCAGTGATGTTATTCGCAAGCAGCACCTATCTTTACCAAGATTCCTAAGTTTTGTACGTCAAATCAGCTTAGGATTACAGGCTGCTCACAATGGCATTATGGTAGATGGCAAAATCTGTCCGATTATCCATCGCGATATCAAGCCCAGCAATATGCTGGTAATTCAAGATGCCAGTTTTGGAGAATTAGTCAAAGTTTTAGACTTTGGTATCGCTAAATTGTTACAAGCAGATAATAATTATACAAACTACTATTTGGGTACGCTGGCTTATTCTTCACCCGAACAAATGGATGGTAAGGAATTAGACAATCGTTCTGATATTTATAGTTTGGGTGTAATGATGTTTGAAATGCTCACAGGGAAAATGCCCTTAGTAGCACCAACACATTCATTCGGAGCATGGTATAAAACACATCACCAAAAAGCACCACGTTCTTTTTCGGAAGCTGCCCCGACTTTGCAACTACCAAATGAAGTAAAAAATTTGGTCATGAGTTGTCTAGCTAAAGCACCAGGCGATCGCCCTCAAACTGTTGGTGAAATTCTTAAAGTTTTAACATCCCTGGAGCAAATTGAGGTTGCTCATACTCAACAGCCAAACATTAGCGCGTCGGCTTCTGGATCGCTTTTGGTACCCCCAACCATAAAAGCAGAGTTTGAGCACAAACCCAAGCTCGATTCTACAATCACACCATCCAATAGTGAAATTACTCAACGATTCTCCTGGCCGCAAAATAAACCCATCGCTAACATTGTTTTCCCTCATCCCATCCGTATCGAGGCAGAACTAATTCCTGCTTTGTGGATTATGCTTCCTCAAGAAGAAATTCAAAAGCGTTTAGTTTGTAGCCGCTACAACCAATTTCTTTTCATCACTACTCCTCACCCCATGTTGCTATGGATTACTGTTGTCTACAACCGCAAACATGGCGCTAAATGGCTGCCTTACTACCTTGACCTTAAAACAAATATCGGTCAAGAAATAGCTCGCCTATTGTCACAAAAGGGTTTCTACCACTTACTTTTTTTTGCTAGAGAGACACCAAATCGCTGTAGTAAGATGCTACTTTCTACTATTGCTCCTTTTCAACGTCAATATTTGCAACAATGGGTAACAATAAGCAATACATCGGCGTCTGCTTGCGAACCCCAACTTAGCAAAAGTTTACTTAAGGTCGAATACGAAAATTTGAAACCTCAAATTCTAGCGAAGTTAGAAGGGCTTAATACTGATTTACCCTTCGACCTCTCTGCCTAA
- a CDS encoding anhydro-N-acetylmuramic acid kinase translates to MTRVIGLMSGTSVDGIDAALVDISGTDFDLKVELIAGATYPYSKELRERILAVCSGQAISMQEFAELDDAIAQAFAQAAQNIQNGHETASLIGSHGQTVYHRPPKNKDTGTRGGGDTGTFSFSVSPRLGAFASSLGYSLQLGRGAVIANLTGITTVSNFRVADIAVGGHGAPLVPRVDAALLSHPQEARCIQNIGGIGNVTYMPAHQDNWLEKIRGWDTGPGNSLLDLAVQYLTNNTKTYDENGAWAASGTPCHALVEQWLEQDYFHLPPPKSTGRELFGVTYLQQCVKDAESYQISPADLLATLTELTAASIVHSYRTFLPQMPQRVFLCGGGNRNLYLKYRLQEILAPTPVLTTDEAGLSADFKEAIAFAVLAYWRKLGTPGNLPSVTGAPQEVLLGEVHEP, encoded by the coding sequence ATGACTCGTGTTATCGGCTTAATGAGCGGGACATCTGTAGATGGTATAGACGCCGCCTTGGTAGACATTTCCGGCACAGATTTTGATTTAAAAGTGGAATTGATAGCTGGGGCAACCTATCCTTACTCAAAGGAACTGAGAGAACGTATCTTGGCTGTTTGTAGTGGACAAGCTATCTCCATGCAAGAATTTGCAGAATTAGATGATGCGATCGCTCAAGCCTTTGCCCAAGCTGCACAAAATATTCAAAATGGTCACGAAACAGCTAGTTTAATTGGCTCCCACGGTCAAACAGTTTACCATCGACCACCAAAAAATAAGGACACGGGGACACGGGGAGGGGGAGACACGGGGACATTTTCTTTCTCCGTGTCTCCGCGTCTGGGCGCCTTTGCATCCTCTTTAGGTTACAGCCTTCAACTTGGTCGTGGTGCTGTAATTGCTAACTTAACAGGTATTACGACAGTCAGTAACTTCCGTGTAGCAGATATTGCTGTTGGTGGGCATGGTGCGCCCCTTGTACCTCGTGTAGATGCAGCTTTACTCAGTCACCCTCAAGAGGCTCGTTGTATTCAAAATATTGGCGGAATTGGTAATGTTACTTATATGCCAGCGCATCAAGACAACTGGCTAGAAAAGATTCGCGGTTGGGATACTGGGCCGGGAAATAGCCTGTTGGATCTGGCAGTACAATATTTAACAAATAATACTAAAACCTACGATGAAAACGGTGCTTGGGCAGCAAGTGGTACTCCCTGCCATGCACTAGTAGAACAATGGCTTGAGCAAGATTATTTTCATCTGCCACCACCCAAATCTACAGGTCGAGAATTATTTGGTGTTACTTATCTGCAACAGTGTGTAAAAGACGCCGAATCCTACCAAATAAGTCCTGCTGACTTGCTCGCGACTCTTACGGAACTGACAGCAGCTTCGATTGTTCATAGTTATCGCACTTTTTTACCGCAAATGCCACAACGGGTATTTTTATGTGGTGGTGGCAATCGCAATCTCTATTTAAAATATCGTCTTCAGGAAATTTTAGCACCTACACCAGTTTTAACAACAGATGAAGCAGGATTGAGCGCAGATTTCAAAGAAGCGATCGCTTTTGCAGTCTTAGCTTACTGGCGAAAATTAGGTACTCCAGGTAACCTCCCATCAGTTACCGGAGCACCTCAAGAAGTACTTTTGGGAGAAGTTCACGAACCGTAA
- a CDS encoding universal stress protein, whose protein sequence is MLDEDNLNLANTTPLVTTNLPIHPARRGKHKIFIGMAPGVGKTYRMLEEAHLLKEEGIDVVIGLLETHGRKETAERAEGLEIVPRQKIPRGNLMLMEMDTDAILARSPQLVLVDELAHTNAPGLPHEKRYQDVEVILHNGIDVYSTMNIQHLESLNDLVARITGVVVRERIPDRILDEADEVVVVDVTPETLQERLLEGKIYAQPKIHQALNNFFQRRNLIALRELALREIADNVEEDARELNASLPSGNLNGEVCNIHERVLVCVSTYPNSLQLLRRGARLANYMNAPVFALFVADPDRFLTKEESLHIDMCEKLCQEFEGTFIRVTSSNIAKAIAEVAHQYHITQIIIGESQRSRWQILLKGSLTQKLVRLLKNVDLHIIATEKRKEE, encoded by the coding sequence ATGTTGGACGAAGATAACCTCAATTTAGCAAATACTACACCATTAGTTACTACTAATCTCCCTATTCATCCAGCACGGCGCGGTAAACATAAAATATTTATCGGTATGGCTCCAGGAGTTGGCAAAACCTACCGAATGCTAGAAGAAGCCCATTTGCTCAAAGAAGAAGGCATTGATGTTGTGATTGGGTTGTTAGAAACCCACGGACGCAAAGAAACAGCAGAAAGAGCGGAAGGTTTAGAAATAGTACCTCGTCAAAAAATTCCACGCGGCAATTTGATGCTGATGGAAATGGACACGGACGCAATTTTAGCGCGATCGCCTCAATTAGTCTTAGTCGATGAACTAGCACATACTAATGCCCCTGGTTTACCCCACGAAAAACGCTACCAAGATGTAGAAGTCATTTTGCACAACGGCATTGATGTCTACTCCACTATGAATATTCAGCATTTGGAGAGTCTTAATGACTTAGTAGCAAGAATTACTGGAGTGGTAGTACGAGAGCGCATACCTGACCGTATTCTGGATGAAGCAGATGAAGTTGTAGTAGTAGATGTTACACCAGAGACACTGCAAGAAAGGTTACTAGAGGGTAAAATCTATGCCCAGCCAAAAATTCACCAAGCACTCAATAACTTTTTCCAGCGCCGTAACTTAATTGCTTTACGAGAATTAGCATTGCGAGAGATAGCAGATAACGTTGAAGAAGACGCAAGAGAACTCAATGCTAGTCTCCCTAGCGGCAACCTCAATGGTGAAGTATGTAACATACACGAACGGGTATTGGTATGTGTTTCCACTTATCCAAACTCATTACAATTATTGCGTCGAGGAGCAAGGTTAGCTAACTACATGAACGCTCCTGTTTTTGCTTTATTTGTAGCCGATCCAGACCGTTTTCTCACAAAAGAAGAAAGTCTGCACATAGATATGTGTGAGAAGCTTTGTCAAGAATTTGAAGGTACTTTTATTCGTGTTACCAGCAGTAATATCGCTAAAGCGATCGCCGAAGTTGCTCATCAATACCACATTACCCAGATTATCATCGGCGAAAGTCAGCGCTCTCGCTGGCAAATACTCCTCAAAGGCTCTTTAACTCAAAAATTAGTTAGATTGCTCAAAAACGTTGATTTGCATATAATCGCTACCGAGAAAAGAAAAGAGGAGTAA
- the kdpC gene encoding K(+)-transporting ATPase subunit C yields MSIIREIARAIRITILLWLVTAIIYPLIILGVGQTAFKFHANGSIMQNIQGEAIGSALIGQQFRSDRYFQGRPSTVRYSQGKIGKPYGISGASNLAPSSPDLLNRIVERANEFTDENIQPFADLIYTSGSGLDPHITVRTAQEQLSLVARARGINREEILPLLRQYTDGKFLGVFGEPGVNILKLNYALDLQEINRRENQ; encoded by the coding sequence ATGTCTATTATTCGAGAAATAGCTAGAGCTATTCGTATTACTATACTTCTTTGGTTGGTAACCGCAATTATCTATCCTCTTATAATCTTGGGAGTAGGCCAAACTGCCTTCAAGTTTCACGCTAATGGCAGCATTATGCAAAATATTCAAGGAGAAGCAATTGGTTCGGCTTTGATTGGGCAACAGTTCCGCTCAGATCGCTATTTCCAAGGACGCCCTAGTACTGTTAGGTATAGCCAAGGAAAAATAGGCAAACCATATGGGATATCAGGTGCCAGCAACCTTGCTCCTAGCAGTCCAGATTTACTTAATCGGATTGTAGAACGAGCCAATGAATTCACAGATGAGAATATTCAACCCTTTGCGGATCTCATTTATACCTCTGGTTCTGGCTTAGATCCTCATATTACGGTGAGAACAGCCCAGGAGCAACTCTCTCTAGTTGCTCGTGCGCGTGGGATTAACCGAGAAGAAATATTACCGTTACTAAGACAGTATACAGATGGGAAATTTTTAGGAGTTTTTGGAGAGCCTGGCGTGAATATTTTGAAATTAAATTATGCACTTGATCTTCAAGAAATTAACCGTAGAGAAAATCAGTAA
- the kdpF gene encoding K(+)-transporting ATPase subunit F, whose protein sequence is MKPVNLSRKFLLADMIEAISFVWLQWRKHKLPLILFIALSVNLIIAPVVYATAEGTLERRSAWAIGILGLVTLALIIYLFFVVFQPERF, encoded by the coding sequence ATGAAACCAGTTAATTTATCGCGCAAATTTTTATTAGCAGATATGATTGAGGCAATTTCCTTTGTTTGGTTGCAATGGCGCAAGCATAAATTGCCATTGATTCTTTTTATTGCATTGTCTGTAAATTTAATTATTGCCCCAGTTGTTTATGCCACTGCTGAAGGTACATTAGAACGTCGCTCTGCATGGGCGATTGGTATTTTGGGATTAGTAACACTGGCACTGATAATTTACTTATTTTTTGTTGTTTTTCAGCCAGAACGTTTCTAA
- the kdpB gene encoding potassium-transporting ATPase subunit KdpB encodes MNPVATTPKPPNKPQRFRPYDRRHARKQAKVNTKGIYQRAIKDAFVKLNPKDAVKNPVMFLVWVGTLVTLAATIDPELFGSVPGDNPRLINGLITLILFFTVWFANFAEAVAEGRGKAQADALRSTKSETIAKKLSPDGTITEVPSTSLQRGDTVYVVAGDIIPADGEVIMGAASVDESAITGESAPVLKETGSDVASSVTGGTRIISDELIVRITADPGKGFIDRMIALVEGADRSKTPNEIALTVLLAVLSLVFLFVVVTISPIANTVGSPVSVSILVALLVALIPTTIGGLLSAIGIAGMDRVAQFNVIATSGRAVEACGDVNTLVLDKTGTITLGNRLAEGFIPINGHSMEQVAYVALAASVFDETPEGKSIVRLAEKLGARINFDIDRSEGIEFSARTRMSGTNLPNGQQARKGAVDAIKGFVRSRNGNTSPELDSAYEMVSQQGGTPLAVCFDNEIFGVIYLKDIVKPGIRDRFEQLRRMGVRTIMLTGDNRITASVIAKEAGVDDFIAEANPEDKIAVIQKEQKEGKIVAMTGDGTNDAPALAQANVGVAMNTGTQAAKEAANMVDLDSDPTKLIDIVSIGKQLLITRGALTTFSIANDIAKYFAIIPVLFASANLQGLNIMRLTSTNSAVLSALIYNALIIPALIPLALKGVKFRPLTSNQLLQRNILIYGLGGVIAPFIAIKLIDLIITVVGLA; translated from the coding sequence ATGAATCCAGTTGCAACTACCCCCAAACCACCTAATAAACCCCAACGTTTTCGCCCATACGATCGCCGTCATGCCCGTAAACAAGCAAAGGTAAACACTAAAGGAATTTATCAAAGAGCCATTAAGGACGCCTTTGTCAAGCTTAATCCTAAAGATGCAGTGAAAAACCCAGTTATGTTTTTAGTCTGGGTTGGTACACTTGTCACTCTTGCAGCCACAATTGATCCTGAATTATTTGGTTCTGTTCCCGGTGATAACCCACGCTTGATCAATGGCTTAATTACATTGATTTTATTCTTCACTGTTTGGTTTGCCAATTTTGCCGAAGCAGTAGCAGAAGGACGTGGTAAAGCGCAAGCCGACGCCTTACGCTCAACCAAATCAGAAACCATAGCGAAAAAACTTTCTCCTGATGGCACGATCACAGAAGTTCCTTCCACCAGCTTGCAACGAGGTGATACTGTCTACGTCGTCGCAGGTGATATTATTCCCGCCGATGGGGAAGTGATTATGGGTGCCGCCAGTGTTGATGAATCGGCAATTACAGGAGAATCGGCACCAGTATTAAAAGAAACAGGCTCTGATGTTGCTAGCTCCGTGACAGGCGGTACGCGGATTATTTCTGACGAGTTGATTGTTCGGATCACTGCCGATCCCGGCAAAGGCTTCATTGATCGGATGATTGCTCTGGTAGAAGGAGCAGATCGCAGCAAAACACCAAATGAAATTGCCCTGACAGTGTTATTGGCAGTCCTCAGCTTAGTCTTTTTATTTGTCGTTGTTACCATATCACCTATTGCCAACACAGTTGGCAGTCCAGTCAGTGTATCAATTTTGGTAGCTCTGTTGGTAGCACTGATTCCTACAACTATTGGCGGCTTACTGAGTGCCATTGGTATTGCTGGAATGGATCGGGTTGCTCAATTTAACGTCATTGCTACCTCAGGGCGAGCAGTAGAAGCTTGTGGCGATGTTAACACTCTGGTTCTCGATAAAACAGGTACGATCACCTTGGGTAATCGTTTGGCAGAAGGTTTTATTCCAATCAACGGACACTCTATGGAGCAAGTTGCTTATGTAGCCTTGGCAGCGAGTGTATTCGATGAGACGCCAGAGGGAAAATCGATAGTCCGATTGGCAGAAAAATTAGGAGCAAGGATTAATTTTGACATTGACAGATCTGAAGGAATTGAGTTTTCAGCCAGAACTCGCATGAGCGGAACAAACTTACCCAATGGGCAACAGGCGCGTAAAGGAGCGGTAGATGCAATTAAGGGATTTGTACGTTCTCGTAACGGCAACACCTCACCGGAATTGGATAGCGCCTACGAAATGGTTTCCCAACAGGGAGGTACACCTTTAGCAGTTTGCTTTGATAACGAAATTTTCGGTGTGATTTATCTCAAGGATATTGTCAAGCCAGGAATACGCGATCGCTTCGAGCAACTGCGACGGATGGGAGTACGTACCATCATGTTGACTGGTGACAACCGCATCACCGCTTCTGTCATTGCCAAAGAAGCTGGAGTAGACGATTTCATTGCTGAAGCCAACCCAGAAGACAAAATAGCCGTAATTCAAAAAGAACAGAAAGAAGGCAAAATAGTGGCAATGACTGGAGATGGTACTAATGATGCCCCCGCCTTAGCACAAGCTAATGTTGGAGTAGCAATGAATACTGGTACTCAAGCTGCTAAAGAAGCAGCTAACATGGTGGATTTAGACTCAGACCCTACAAAACTAATCGATATAGTTAGTATTGGCAAACAATTACTGATCACTCGCGGAGCATTAACAACATTTTCGATTGCCAATGATATTGCTAAATACTTTGCGATTATTCCAGTCTTATTTGCTTCTGCTAACCTACAAGGTTTAAATATTATGAGGCTAACCAGCACTAATTCAGCTGTGCTGTCAGCACTTATTTATAATGCTTTGATTATTCCAGCTTTGATTCCCTTAGCACTTAAGGGTGTAAAGTTTAGACCACTAACATCTAATCAACTGCTACAACGCAATATTTTAATTTATGGCTTAGGTGGTGTAATTGCACCATTTATTGCAATTAAATTGATTGATTTAATTATTACGGTAGTGGGGTTGGCATAA
- the kdpA gene encoding potassium-transporting ATPase subunit KdpA, translating into MGQGFLQIGLTLCILIAIAPFFGRYIARIFLGERTLLDPIMNPIERIIYVVAGVRGKQEMTGWQYARAVLVSNLIMGSAVYLIFEFQGILPLNPNTFNAPSWDLALHTTISFLTNTDQQHYVPEITLSYFSQTAALGFLMFTSAATGLAVGIAFLRGLTGRVLGNFYVDLTRAITRILLPISIIGAIALIILGVPQTFLGPEIVTTIEGSTQYIPRGPVASFEMIKQLGENGGGFFATNSAHPFENPNGASNLIEMLAMISIPAALIHTYGIFANNSKQAWLLFWMVFVIFVILVGITANGEYQGNPLINSALGIEQPNLEGKEVRFGSVLTAFWAVMTTSTMTGAVNGMHDSLMPTGGFSTLLNMFLQIVWGGQGTGTAYLLIYVILTVFLTGLMVGRTPEFMGRKIEKREIVLASVVLLIHPIAVLIPSAITFYLPEAIAGITNPTFHKVSQVVYEYTSASANNGSGFEGLVDNTLWWNLSTIPSLLLGRYVPIIAILLLADSMANKQTVPETPATLKTDTLLFTSITAGVILILGVLTFFPVLALGPIAEGFKIATGS; encoded by the coding sequence ATGGGACAAGGCTTTTTGCAAATTGGGTTAACGCTTTGTATCTTAATAGCGATCGCTCCGTTTTTCGGTAGATACATAGCACGTATTTTCTTAGGTGAAAGAACTTTGCTCGATCCAATCATGAATCCGATTGAGCGAATTATCTACGTAGTAGCAGGTGTGCGTGGCAAGCAAGAAATGACAGGTTGGCAGTATGCGCGAGCTGTTCTTGTCAGCAATCTAATCATGGGCAGTGCTGTCTACTTGATTTTTGAGTTTCAGGGAATTCTGCCTCTAAATCCTAATACTTTTAATGCCCCCAGTTGGGATTTAGCACTACACACAACAATTTCATTTCTCACAAATACCGATCAACAACACTACGTTCCCGAAATAACTCTCAGTTATTTTAGCCAAACAGCAGCTTTAGGTTTTTTGATGTTCACCTCAGCTGCGACTGGCTTGGCAGTAGGCATCGCCTTTCTTCGTGGTTTAACAGGTAGAGTGCTGGGAAACTTTTACGTAGATCTTACCCGTGCCATTACACGAATCTTGCTACCTATTTCCATAATTGGGGCGATCGCCTTAATTATCTTAGGTGTACCGCAAACATTTCTAGGCCCCGAAATTGTCACAACAATCGAAGGCTCTACTCAGTATATTCCCAGAGGCCCAGTAGCTTCTTTTGAAATGATTAAGCAATTGGGTGAAAACGGTGGTGGCTTTTTTGCCACTAACTCTGCCCACCCCTTTGAAAATCCCAATGGTGCTTCTAATCTAATCGAAATGCTCGCTATGATTTCGATTCCAGCAGCGTTGATTCACACCTACGGTATTTTTGCCAACAATAGCAAACAAGCATGGCTGCTGTTCTGGATGGTATTTGTGATTTTTGTTATTTTAGTGGGCATTACAGCTAATGGAGAATATCAAGGCAATCCTCTAATTAATAGTGCTTTAGGTATTGAACAGCCAAATTTAGAGGGTAAAGAAGTTCGCTTTGGCTCTGTACTAACTGCATTTTGGGCAGTCATGACTACTAGTACTATGACTGGCGCTGTCAACGGTATGCACGATTCTCTGATGCCGACAGGAGGTTTTTCTACCTTATTAAATATGTTTTTGCAAATAGTTTGGGGTGGGCAAGGAACAGGAACTGCATACCTATTAATCTATGTAATTCTGACTGTCTTCTTAACTGGTTTGATGGTAGGGCGTACTCCAGAGTTTATGGGGCGGAAAATTGAGAAGCGAGAAATTGTTCTCGCCAGTGTTGTGCTATTAATTCATCCAATAGCAGTTTTAATTCCCAGTGCCATTACTTTTTATCTTCCAGAAGCGATCGCTGGAATTACGAATCCTACCTTTCACAAAGTTTCTCAAGTAGTTTATGAATATACTTCAGCAAGTGCAAACAATGGCTCTGGCTTTGAGGGTTTAGTAGATAACACTCTCTGGTGGAATTTAAGTACAATTCCCAGCTTACTGCTAGGGCGTTACGTTCCCATTATTGCCATCTTGCTATTAGCTGACAGCATGGCTAACAAACAAACAGTTCCAGAAACCCCAGCCACTCTCAAAACTGATACTCTCCTATTTACCAGCATTACAGCTGGAGTCATTCTGATTTTAGGAGTACTAACTTTCTTCCCTGTTTTAGCATTAGGCCCGATCGCCGAAGGTTTTAAAATTGCCACTGGCAGTTAA